A genomic region of Devosia ginsengisoli contains the following coding sequences:
- a CDS encoding cadherin-like domain-containing protein — translation MIIEGKANRQQPEPEDPRKRLEFNAPEKTSRLPVYFALVVTGIAFFLKSAFAAQAHDRPPVPEGDETAEDGGTPSSIIIALGGDEIDEVAAEEPAEGGAGGSPSWNGGLSLTDPMSFHYAATHFEYLGPQVAAFFPAAFNYQPQNDNVALPRGGAASGPSARGTAQSAQPPADPEPGPGGDDDEEEPAPDGDDDDEEETVPGNRAPVVVGPVRLREVFAGQVVLIGLSDLLFGASDPDGDTLTINNITATGGTLVRVGTDWSFVTLPGMFGVITFTYAISDGLVAAAQTATLEVVQNTVLLTPWDDVFVATPWDDNIDGLEGNDIIDGRAGNDIVTGGPGADHINGGAGNDQLFGGLDDDVIFGGAGDDVIGGGGGNDRLFGEAGNDIIDGGDGDDVVEGNAGDDVLMGGAGDDSLSGDEGDDAIEGNDGDDQLVGGAGNDLLHGGGGSDTLSGGADDDEIDGGAGDDTITGDAGDDRIDGGDGHDTLDYSEFSADIHLDFEAGIAWSEEIGEDLYENVEAVIGGQGDDTLIFSETTAIITGGPGDDLFIFTVSEETQQLSRPLLFEILDFVVGDRVHVAEYEVSSRAERLEEERFGEIYDELEAGFEADLPIRVTHAYYDDADHTVIEADVDRNAFYEISITLKGVQLPMMIEHQVA, via the coding sequence ATGATCATCGAAGGCAAGGCCAACCGCCAGCAGCCCGAACCGGAAGATCCGCGCAAACGGCTGGAATTCAACGCACCGGAAAAGACCTCGCGTCTGCCGGTCTATTTCGCGCTGGTCGTGACTGGGATTGCGTTTTTTCTCAAAAGTGCCTTTGCGGCACAGGCGCATGACAGGCCGCCCGTGCCCGAGGGGGATGAGACGGCGGAGGATGGCGGCACGCCGTCCAGCATAATCATTGCGCTCGGTGGGGACGAGATCGACGAGGTTGCGGCAGAGGAGCCGGCCGAGGGTGGAGCTGGCGGATCACCCAGCTGGAATGGCGGCTTGTCGCTGACCGACCCGATGTCGTTCCACTATGCGGCGACCCATTTCGAATATCTCGGCCCGCAGGTGGCGGCCTTCTTTCCGGCGGCGTTCAACTACCAGCCGCAGAACGACAATGTGGCGCTACCGCGTGGCGGCGCGGCTTCCGGGCCGTCCGCTCGCGGCACTGCCCAATCCGCCCAACCGCCCGCCGACCCGGAGCCCGGGCCAGGGGGCGATGACGACGAGGAAGAGCCGGCCCCGGACGGGGACGATGATGATGAAGAGGAGACCGTGCCAGGGAACCGTGCTCCGGTCGTGGTGGGTCCGGTGCGGCTGCGCGAGGTGTTTGCGGGGCAGGTGGTGCTGATCGGGCTTTCCGACCTGTTGTTCGGCGCCTCCGACCCCGATGGCGACACGCTTACCATCAACAATATTACCGCTACGGGTGGCACATTGGTGCGGGTGGGCACCGACTGGTCCTTCGTGACGCTGCCCGGCATGTTCGGGGTCATCACCTTCACCTATGCGATCAGCGATGGCCTGGTCGCGGCAGCCCAGACGGCGACCCTGGAGGTCGTGCAGAACACCGTATTGCTGACGCCCTGGGATGATGTCTTTGTCGCCACACCGTGGGACGACAATATCGACGGGCTAGAAGGTAACGACATTATCGATGGCCGTGCTGGCAATGACATCGTCACCGGCGGGCCTGGAGCCGACCATATCAATGGCGGGGCCGGCAATGACCAGTTGTTCGGCGGTCTCGACGACGATGTGATTTTCGGCGGGGCCGGCGATGACGTGATCGGCGGCGGCGGTGGGAATGACCGTCTCTTCGGCGAGGCCGGCAATGACATAATCGATGGTGGGGACGGCGACGACGTGGTCGAAGGCAATGCGGGCGACGACGTGCTCATGGGTGGTGCCGGCGATGACAGCCTCAGCGGCGACGAGGGCGACGACGCCATCGAGGGCAATGACGGCGATGACCAGTTGGTCGGTGGGGCGGGCAATGACCTGCTCCATGGCGGCGGCGGAAGCGACACGCTGAGCGGAGGCGCTGATGACGACGAGATCGATGGCGGGGCGGGGGATGACACCATAACCGGGGATGCGGGCGATGACCGTATCGATGGCGGGGACGGCCACGACACGCTCGACTATTCGGAATTCTCGGCCGACATCCATCTCGACTTCGAGGCGGGTATCGCCTGGAGCGAGGAAATCGGCGAGGACCTGTATGAAAACGTCGAGGCGGTGATCGGCGGGCAGGGCGACGATACGCTCATCTTCTCCGAGACGACGGCGATCATCACCGGCGGGCCGGGGGATGACCTGTTCATCTTCACGGTCAGCGAGGAAACGCAGCAGCTCAGTCGGCCGCTGTTGTTCGAGATTCTGGATTTCGTAGTGGGCGACCGCGTTCACGTCGCCGAATACGAAGTCTCGTCCAGGGCCGAGCGGCTCGAGGAGGAGAGGTTCGGCGAAATCTATGACGAGCTGGAAGCGGGTTTCGAAGCCGACCTGCCGATCCGCGTGACCCATGCCTATTACGATGACGCCGACCATACCGTCATCGAAGCGGATGTCGACCGCAACGCATTCTACGAAATTTCCATAACGCTGAAGGGCGTGCAGTTGCCGATGATGATCGAGCATCAGGTGGCCTGA
- a CDS encoding HlyD family type I secretion periplasmic adaptor subunit, whose translation MSTMDMTAPYPRAERARGKVKMSDFSMRGRVVAGSIAAILLLGGIGGWAATAKLSGAVISSGTVLVAENVKVVQHLDGGVIAAINVQKGQSVVAGDVLLRLEDVPIRTERSILRGQLAELVARQARLIAERDAAEAIAFPGDFLASYPNAAVILQGEQQLFDSTARNRQSQREQLELQVAQLEEEVGGLQFQAAALADELALARDERVRIGALSEKALIETTRLNVADRELARMLGSQGELTANIARSNARISEVKLQILAIDDMAYTDAQRELRSVAASITELRDRLAEVEDRLARTLIRAPVTGTVNELSVTTLGGVISPAERLLTVVPDDADLKIEFQIAVHDIDQIVLGQEVKLRFSAFNQRTTPEIPAIVSRVSAAATSDPQSGQSYYLAEAEVNGDLSELGERGLIPGMPVDVFVQTEEQVAIAYFVKPFTDQIVRAFREE comes from the coding sequence ATGAGCACCATGGACATGACGGCACCCTATCCGCGCGCCGAGCGCGCGCGGGGCAAGGTCAAGATGTCGGATTTTTCAATGCGCGGCCGGGTGGTTGCGGGCAGTATCGCCGCCATCCTGCTGCTGGGCGGCATCGGCGGATGGGCCGCGACGGCCAAGCTGTCCGGCGCCGTCATTTCCAGCGGAACGGTGCTGGTGGCCGAGAATGTCAAGGTTGTCCAGCATCTGGATGGCGGGGTGATCGCGGCGATCAACGTGCAAAAGGGGCAGAGCGTGGTCGCCGGCGATGTGCTGCTGCGACTCGAGGATGTTCCCATAAGGACGGAGCGTTCGATCCTGAGGGGGCAGCTTGCCGAGCTGGTGGCGCGCCAGGCGCGGCTGATCGCCGAGCGCGATGCGGCGGAGGCGATCGCGTTTCCTGGCGATTTCCTGGCCTCCTATCCCAATGCCGCGGTCATCCTGCAGGGCGAGCAGCAATTGTTCGACAGCACGGCGCGCAACCGGCAGTCGCAGCGCGAGCAGCTGGAGCTGCAGGTGGCGCAACTGGAAGAGGAAGTGGGCGGGCTGCAATTCCAGGCGGCGGCGCTGGCCGACGAACTGGCGCTGGCGCGCGACGAACGCGTCCGCATTGGCGCGCTGTCCGAGAAAGCACTGATCGAAACGACGCGGCTCAACGTGGCGGATCGCGAGCTGGCGCGCATGCTGGGGTCGCAGGGGGAATTGACGGCCAATATCGCGCGGTCCAATGCGCGGATCAGCGAGGTGAAGCTGCAAATCCTGGCCATTGACGACATGGCCTATACCGATGCGCAGCGGGAATTGCGCAGTGTTGCCGCCAGTATCACCGAATTGCGGGATCGGCTGGCCGAGGTGGAGGACCGGCTGGCAAGGACGCTCATCCGGGCGCCGGTGACGGGCACGGTGAACGAGCTGTCGGTGACCACGCTGGGCGGGGTTATCAGCCCGGCGGAACGGCTGCTCACCGTCGTCCCTGATGATGCCGACCTCAAGATCGAGTTCCAGATTGCCGTGCATGATATCGACCAAATCGTGCTGGGGCAGGAGGTCAAGCTCCGCTTCAGTGCCTTCAACCAGCGGACGACGCCGGAAATCCCGGCAATCGTGTCGCGCGTATCGGCGGCCGCGACCAGCGATCCGCAGAGTGGGCAGAGCTATTATCTCGCCGAAGCGGAGGTGAATGGAGACCTGTCCGAACTGGGCGAGCGCGGGCTTATTCCGGGCATGCCGGTGGATGTTTTCGTCCAGACCGAAGAGCAGGTGGCGATCGCCTATTTCGTCAAGCCCTTCACCGACCAGATCGTGCGGGCTTTCCGGGAAGAGTAA
- a CDS encoding type I secretion system permease/ATPase: MALTAKAMAEHRGNEMLRKEFKAIAVFLFWISGIINVLALTGSFYMLQIYDRALTSGSVPTLAALSVLVIGLYLFQGVFDIIRSQLLVRIGARFDRLLAPIAHRVSVDMPRFGFSTGEALERGRDVDTIRSFMGSQGPVALFDLPWVPLYILFVYFLHPVLGAMTLGGAVVLTLLTVWTELKSRKLASAAQQAHLTRNAIADSNARNADILKAMGFAGRAVARFNTANQDHLTLQTRASDVVGTFGAFSRVLRMVLQSALLGAGAYLTIQGQMSAGAIIAVSVAASRALAPIDMAIGNWKGVVAARQALKRLRDTMVALAGMTKPLDLPAPTQSLKIDKVTVAAPASGRVLLTEVAFELKAGQGLGVIGPSGGGKTTLVRALTGIWPALRGAIRLDDADLAQWDEEKIGQYVGYLPQDVALLDGTIVENITRLAPQRDARAIVAATKAAGVHEMIVRLPDGYDTQLGPMGTALSAGQRQRIGLARALYGDPFVVIMDEPNAFLDAEGEQALNLAIRQIRARGGIAVVVAHRPSILAEVDMVAVIQNGRMTAFGPKDEIVAGQRQANANVPKVVETRAETGELA, from the coding sequence ATGGCATTGACCGCAAAGGCGATGGCCGAACACCGCGGCAACGAGATGTTGCGCAAGGAATTCAAGGCGATTGCCGTTTTCCTGTTCTGGATTTCCGGCATCATCAATGTGCTGGCGCTGACCGGCTCCTTCTACATGCTGCAGATTTACGACCGGGCCCTGACCAGCGGCAGCGTACCAACGCTGGCCGCTCTTTCCGTTCTGGTGATCGGGCTCTATCTGTTCCAGGGCGTGTTTGACATCATTCGCAGCCAGCTACTGGTGCGCATCGGCGCCAGGTTCGACCGGCTGCTGGCGCCCATCGCGCATCGGGTCAGTGTCGACATGCCCCGCTTCGGCTTTTCGACGGGTGAGGCGCTCGAGCGGGGCCGCGATGTCGATACGATCCGCTCCTTCATGGGTAGCCAGGGCCCGGTGGCCCTGTTTGATCTGCCCTGGGTGCCGCTCTACATCCTTTTCGTCTATTTCCTCCATCCCGTGCTGGGTGCGATGACGCTGGGCGGGGCGGTTGTGCTCACCTTGCTGACGGTCTGGACCGAGCTCAAATCGCGCAAGCTGGCCTCGGCGGCGCAGCAGGCGCACCTGACCCGCAATGCCATTGCCGATTCCAACGCCCGCAACGCCGATATTCTCAAGGCCATGGGGTTTGCCGGGCGGGCCGTGGCGCGCTTCAACACGGCCAACCAGGATCACCTGACGCTGCAGACGCGGGCCAGCGATGTGGTGGGCACGTTCGGCGCCTTTTCGCGCGTGCTGCGCATGGTGCTGCAATCGGCGCTGCTGGGAGCGGGGGCGTACCTGACCATTCAGGGGCAGATGTCGGCCGGTGCCATTATCGCGGTGTCCGTTGCGGCGTCGCGCGCGCTGGCGCCGATCGACATGGCCATCGGCAACTGGAAGGGCGTGGTGGCGGCGCGGCAGGCGCTCAAGCGGTTGCGCGACACGATGGTTGCGCTGGCCGGCATGACCAAGCCGCTCGACCTGCCGGCGCCGACCCAGTCGCTCAAGATCGACAAAGTGACCGTTGCGGCGCCCGCATCGGGTCGGGTGCTGCTGACCGAGGTGGCGTTCGAGCTTAAAGCGGGCCAGGGGCTCGGCGTGATCGGGCCGAGCGGGGGCGGCAAGACTACGCTGGTGCGGGCGCTGACCGGTATCTGGCCGGCGCTGCGCGGCGCCATAAGGCTTGATGATGCGGACCTGGCGCAGTGGGACGAGGAGAAGATCGGCCAATATGTCGGCTATCTGCCGCAGGATGTGGCGCTGCTCGACGGCACGATCGTGGAGAATATTACCCGCCTGGCGCCGCAGCGCGATGCAAGGGCGATCGTGGCCGCGACCAAGGCGGCCGGCGTGCATGAGATGATCGTGCGGCTGCCCGACGGCTACGATACCCAGCTTGGGCCGATGGGGACGGCATTGTCGGCGGGGCAAAGGCAACGCATCGGCCTGGCGCGGGCGCTGTATGGCGACCCCTTCGTGGTCATCATGGATGAGCCCAATGCCTTTCTTGATGCCGAGGGCGAGCAGGCGCTGAACCTGGCGATACGGCAGATCCGCGCCCGGGGCGGTATTGCGGTGGTCGTGGCGCACCGGCCGTCGATCCTGGCCGAGGTGGATATGGTGGCGGTCATCCAGAATGGCCGCATGACCGCCTTCGGGCCCAAGGACGAGATCGTGGCCGGCCAGCGGCAGGCCAATGCCAACGTGCCCAAAGTGGTCGAGACCCGGGCCGAAACGGGAGAATTGGCATGA
- a CDS encoding response regulator, whose amino-acid sequence MRKLTTVAIADDHPVLLAGMVSLFAGSDRHQIVGQAVCADSSLEIVKAVSPDVIIMDLSMPGDVFRTIAQIVATAPDTKVVVFTAFCSIESALKALDAGATGFALKGSPSSELLEAIDTVMAGQMFVTRQYASQVMNGLRDRARRQALDESIKLNVREKQIVGHLMQARTNREIAAALHISEKTVKHYMTGLMLKLKARNRVEVVIASRLSQEQESALTR is encoded by the coding sequence ATGAGAAAATTGACGACAGTCGCTATCGCCGATGATCACCCGGTTTTGCTTGCTGGAATGGTGTCTTTGTTTGCCGGCAGCGACAGGCACCAAATTGTCGGGCAAGCCGTTTGCGCCGATTCCAGCCTTGAGATCGTGAAGGCCGTCAGCCCAGACGTCATCATCATGGATCTGAGCATGCCGGGCGATGTGTTCCGGACCATTGCCCAGATCGTGGCCACGGCGCCCGACACCAAGGTGGTGGTGTTTACCGCCTTTTGCAGCATCGAGTCGGCGCTCAAGGCGCTGGATGCCGGGGCGACCGGCTTTGCCCTCAAGGGCAGCCCATCATCGGAACTGCTGGAAGCCATCGATACGGTCATGGCCGGCCAGATGTTCGTGACCAGGCAATATGCCAGCCAGGTGATGAACGGGCTGCGGGACCGGGCGCGACGGCAGGCGCTGGATGAATCGATCAAGCTCAATGTGCGCGAGAAGCAGATTGTCGGCCATCTTATGCAGGCGCGGACCAACCGGGAGATTGCTGCGGCGCTGCATATCAGCGAGAAAACGGTCAAGCATTACATGACCGGGCTGATGCTCAAGCTCAAGGCGCGCAACCGGGTGGAAGTGGTCATCGCCTCCCGGTTGAGCCAGGAACAGGAGAGCGCCCTGACCCGATAG